In one Candidatus Nitronereus thalassa genomic region, the following are encoded:
- a CDS encoding FAD-dependent oxidoreductase, which yields MNPRVLILGNTLAGLVTAWRLGMAGFQVTILYASESAEEEQVARSMPFVGYGPHKHTDSLRQELEIPTSHSRWDPLGLEFMTATTQTAKFPNPPLPTPWRTLLGIAKFSALPVSRRWNLLNYIEKVWEKKEALPNSLDLRSAESWLTSIGQPLPVQNAVWNPLCRFLLGASLSHTRAGSFTNIVTRVFFQSSYDRPHIPEYPDFISSLTQALHKQLEQLGVTKHPVPAIEHLQVSSERISGVCLSDGTIRTADWYVSALPPKMLTSLLSERLLARYAMFHQMSQQTFAPIIAFNVFADGNIKTPRFLLHPGPFAWTLCRGTFFAGEPATLVSCVSLGAQDLFSQTDDHLTTLALQHLDGMAAYIPHLHVPSVRGHSLVRQSLGFTPQTPGVSPSRPSNHTPLSNLFLTGSWTDTNATSELESAICSGDLCAQAVTQLASH from the coding sequence ATGAACCCCCGTGTACTCATCCTTGGCAATACCCTAGCAGGATTAGTTACGGCTTGGAGATTAGGTATGGCAGGATTTCAGGTCACCATTCTCTATGCCTCCGAAAGTGCCGAGGAAGAACAGGTTGCTCGGTCTATGCCATTTGTAGGGTACGGTCCACACAAACATACCGACTCGCTAAGACAGGAATTAGAAATTCCAACGAGTCATTCACGCTGGGATCCCTTAGGATTGGAATTCATGACGGCCACTACCCAAACTGCGAAATTCCCGAATCCCCCACTTCCAACTCCATGGCGCACTCTTTTGGGAATCGCAAAGTTTTCGGCTTTGCCCGTAAGTCGTCGATGGAATCTTCTGAATTACATTGAAAAGGTCTGGGAAAAGAAAGAGGCCTTACCCAATTCTTTGGACCTGCGAAGCGCTGAGTCTTGGCTAACCTCTATTGGGCAACCCCTCCCCGTTCAAAATGCCGTTTGGAATCCTTTGTGTCGATTTCTCTTGGGTGCCAGCCTGTCTCACACTCGCGCGGGAAGTTTCACCAACATTGTCACCCGAGTTTTTTTTCAATCCAGCTATGACAGGCCGCACATCCCTGAATATCCGGATTTCATTTCCTCCCTCACGCAAGCGCTCCATAAACAACTTGAGCAACTGGGGGTAACAAAGCATCCAGTTCCAGCCATCGAACATTTGCAGGTATCCTCCGAAAGGATCAGCGGCGTCTGTTTATCCGATGGCACCATCCGCACCGCAGACTGGTACGTGAGCGCACTACCTCCAAAGATGCTGACTTCCTTGCTTTCTGAACGACTGCTCGCCCGGTATGCAATGTTTCATCAGATGAGTCAGCAAACATTTGCTCCGATTATAGCCTTTAATGTTTTTGCAGACGGTAATATCAAGACACCCCGCTTTCTCCTGCATCCAGGCCCATTCGCCTGGACTTTGTGCCGCGGGACTTTTTTTGCGGGGGAACCGGCAACCTTGGTATCGTGCGTTTCCCTGGGTGCCCAAGACCTTTTCTCACAGACGGACGACCACCTGACGACCTTGGCATTACAACACCTCGACGGCATGGCGGCATATATTCCCCATTTACATGTCCCGAGTGTTCGAGGACATTCTTTGGTACGACAATCATTGGGATTTACCCCGCAGACTCCTGGGGTAAGCCCTTCTCGCCCCTCAAATCACACTCCGCTTTCCAATCTGTTTCTTACAGGAAGCTGGACGGATACGAATGCGACGAGTGAATTGGAAAGCGCAATTTGTAGTGGAGATTTGTGTGCACAAGCCGTGACTCAACTCGCGAGTCATTGA
- a CDS encoding uracil-DNA glycosylase: MKLADLHDSLRDCQACRLASSGRTQVVFGTGNPHASIMFVGEAPGFHEDKQGVPFVGAAGKLLTGLLESVGLSREEIYIANVIKCRPPNNRNPQPDEIETCKPFLLQQIQLINPKLVCSLGNFAMQTLLEKKIGITKVRGQVFRLPEFILFPLLHPAAALHQGNLMTPLREDFQKLKKVLDEMTTAPETSPPAPNTPVQMDLF, from the coding sequence ATGAAACTCGCTGACCTCCATGACTCTTTACGAGATTGCCAAGCTTGCCGTCTGGCATCTTCTGGACGGACGCAAGTGGTCTTTGGCACAGGCAATCCTCATGCGTCCATCATGTTTGTCGGTGAAGCGCCAGGATTCCATGAAGACAAACAGGGGGTGCCATTTGTTGGCGCGGCAGGAAAACTCTTGACGGGATTATTAGAATCCGTTGGGCTCTCGCGGGAGGAAATTTACATTGCCAATGTGATTAAGTGTCGGCCTCCCAATAACCGCAATCCGCAACCCGACGAGATCGAAACTTGCAAGCCTTTTCTCCTCCAGCAAATTCAACTCATTAATCCCAAGCTCGTATGCTCGCTCGGGAACTTTGCCATGCAAACCTTGTTGGAAAAGAAAATTGGAATTACGAAAGTTCGCGGGCAAGTGTTTCGGCTACCGGAGTTTATCCTCTTTCCACTTCTCCACCCTGCCGCCGCTCTTCACCAGGGAAATCTCATGACCCCACTTCGAGAAGACTTTCAAAAGCTCAAGAAAGTTCTCGATGAAATGACCACAGCACCGGAAACATCTCCCCCTGCGCCAAACACACCTGTTCAAATGGATTTATTTTAA
- a CDS encoding lysophospholipid acyltransferase family protein, translating to MMISATWVYPFLKHLNSLVCRIMYGVKPRSPSPLPSHGPAILVSDHSTMGDPLVLLATAGRPLQFLMAHEIYERWGTRWVFRAFQVIPVRRGARDVGSIRAMMRVLDRGHVVALFPEGGIDNFRDESGHLGVAYLSAKTGVPVIPVSLRWKEKRPESMWGTICTPGSVVVRYGEPLSFARNPTPQRDQLEAMTAKIMQNIKRLGEAADVE from the coding sequence ATGATGATCTCAGCCACCTGGGTGTATCCATTCCTCAAACATCTGAATTCCCTTGTTTGCCGAATCATGTACGGGGTCAAGCCCAGATCTCCAAGCCCTCTCCCTTCCCATGGCCCAGCCATTTTAGTCTCAGACCATTCAACTATGGGCGATCCATTGGTATTGCTGGCGACTGCCGGACGGCCCCTGCAATTTCTCATGGCCCATGAAATTTATGAGCGGTGGGGGACTCGATGGGTGTTTCGAGCGTTTCAGGTAATTCCGGTGCGCCGTGGGGCGCGGGACGTTGGGTCGATCCGTGCCATGATGCGCGTACTTGATCGTGGACACGTGGTGGCGTTATTTCCGGAAGGGGGCATCGATAATTTTCGAGATGAATCCGGACATCTCGGCGTGGCGTATCTGTCGGCGAAAACCGGCGTGCCGGTGATTCCAGTCTCGCTCCGATGGAAGGAGAAGCGGCCCGAGTCAATGTGGGGAACGATTTGCACTCCAGGTTCAGTAGTGGTGCGCTATGGAGAACCTCTCAGTTTTGCTCGAAATCCTACACCTCAACGCGATCAGCTAGAAGCAATGACCGCAAAAATTATGCAAAACATTAAGCGTTTAGGTGAGGCTGCGGACGTGGAATAA
- a CDS encoding TldD/PmbA family protein — translation MTDSSDHLRHVAADLIERAKTHGVTSADVLVAEGDSVSVQVRLSSVDRLSKAREKSLGIRVFFGKRSASSSTSDFTPKSLDQLVADTCTLAKAVAEDETSGLPDAAAMASDHPELDLFDPTTLSMDEEISLARRAEDAAMAADARITNSEGADCAYGNGLVVLANTHGFLDSHRSSRFSLSVTPIAVDEKNGGGMQRDSWYTVQRKYSLLDSPETIGQIAAQRTVRRLGAKKVSTQRVPVIFDPEMAESLLGHLATAVSGYSLYKGASFLLGQLGQRIAPEFVSVIDDGRMVGGLGSRPFDGEGLATRKNVVLDRGVLSSYLLDTYSGKKLGMPSTGNAARSIGENPSVSTTNFFLQPGTTTPKEIIGSVKQGLYVTELIGFGVNMVTGDYSRGASGFWIENGELAYPVEEVTIAGNLKRIFEQIEVIGNDLEFRGRMASPTVKIAEMTVAGN, via the coding sequence ATGACAGATTCCTCAGACCATCTTCGCCATGTGGCTGCTGATTTAATTGAAAGAGCCAAAACCCATGGGGTGACGAGTGCCGACGTGCTGGTGGCCGAAGGGGATTCCGTGTCGGTTCAAGTTCGGCTGTCGTCGGTGGATCGGCTGAGTAAGGCCAGGGAAAAAAGTCTCGGCATTCGGGTTTTTTTTGGCAAACGGTCGGCGAGTTCCTCGACCTCGGATTTCACTCCGAAATCTTTGGATCAGTTGGTGGCCGATACCTGCACCCTTGCTAAGGCCGTGGCCGAAGATGAGACCTCGGGCCTGCCGGATGCGGCGGCGATGGCCAGCGATCATCCCGAATTGGACTTATTTGACCCAACAACCTTGTCTATGGATGAAGAAATTTCGTTGGCCAGACGCGCGGAAGATGCGGCCATGGCTGCTGATGCTCGGATCACCAATTCAGAAGGGGCGGATTGCGCGTATGGGAACGGGTTAGTCGTGCTGGCCAATACTCATGGATTTCTTGATTCCCATCGCAGTTCACGATTTTCCTTATCCGTGACGCCCATTGCGGTGGATGAAAAAAATGGCGGTGGAATGCAGCGGGACTCATGGTACACGGTTCAGCGCAAGTATTCATTGCTCGATTCACCAGAGACCATCGGGCAAATAGCCGCGCAGCGAACCGTCCGACGCTTGGGCGCAAAAAAAGTAAGTACCCAACGGGTACCGGTCATATTTGATCCAGAAATGGCTGAGAGTTTGTTAGGCCATTTAGCAACGGCGGTCTCCGGATATTCACTCTATAAAGGCGCGTCCTTTCTCTTAGGACAATTGGGCCAACGGATTGCCCCGGAGTTTGTTTCGGTGATCGATGACGGACGGATGGTTGGGGGATTGGGATCGAGACCGTTTGATGGCGAAGGGTTGGCCACTCGAAAAAATGTGGTGTTGGATCGTGGCGTGTTGTCCAGCTATCTCTTGGATACCTATTCCGGGAAAAAGTTGGGAATGCCTTCCACAGGCAATGCCGCACGGAGTATCGGGGAAAATCCTTCTGTTTCCACCACGAACTTCTTTTTACAACCGGGCACGACGACTCCCAAAGAAATTATCGGGTCTGTAAAGCAGGGATTGTATGTGACGGAATTAATCGGGTTCGGCGTGAACATGGTGACCGGGGATTACTCGCGTGGAGCTTCGGGTTTTTGGATTGAAAATGGCGAACTTGCCTATCCGGTGGAAGAGGTGACCATCGCAGGGAATTTGAAGCGGATTTTCGAACAGATTGAAGTGATCGGTAATGATTTGGAATTTCGTGGCCGCATGGCAAGCCCTACCGTAAAAATTGCCGAGATGACAGTGGCCGGCAATTAG
- the tldD gene encoding metalloprotease TldD, translating to MEPQVVDLAHFSLQENEIQHALGRMKVQDVDYADIYIESTIAESVSMEEGIVKRAVKSISQGAGVRATAGEKTGFAYSDELSKRDLEIAADTARYIANSPQGDSPVPVTHNPQLAQNLYPIDKPNTEIATKDRVDLLNMIDAEARKYDPRITKVMASFNSEQKVMMVATSDGLMVGDVQPLSRLQVTCIAEEGSNRQVGSYGGGGRIGFSFYHEEDRARDYAREAARQAILNLSAVDAPAGVMPVVLAGGWPGILLHEAIGHGLEADFNRRKTSAFSNLLRQRVASDVCTIVDDGTLPSRRGSLNIDDEGTPTTRTVLIEDGILRGYITDRLNARLLGIPLTGNGRREDFRSIVLPRMTNTFMLAGKSDPEEIIGSVKNGLYATSFGGGQVDITNGKFVFSASEAYLIEDGKVTKPVKGATLIGSGPEILKQVSMVGHDLKLDSGIGTCGKEGQSVPVGVGLPTIRIDEITVGGTSA from the coding sequence GTGGAACCACAAGTTGTTGACCTTGCCCATTTCTCGCTTCAGGAAAATGAAATTCAACATGCGCTGGGCCGAATGAAGGTCCAGGATGTCGATTATGCGGATATCTACATTGAATCGACCATCGCCGAATCAGTCTCCATGGAAGAGGGGATCGTCAAGCGGGCTGTGAAAAGCATTTCCCAAGGCGCGGGGGTTCGTGCCACGGCCGGTGAAAAAACCGGATTTGCCTATTCCGATGAACTATCGAAACGCGATTTAGAAATCGCGGCCGATACCGCTCGGTATATCGCGAATTCCCCTCAGGGTGATTCCCCAGTGCCGGTCACACACAATCCCCAACTTGCTCAAAACCTGTATCCTATCGACAAGCCTAATACCGAGATTGCCACCAAAGACCGGGTGGATCTTTTGAATATGATTGATGCAGAGGCCCGGAAATATGATCCACGGATCACGAAGGTCATGGCGTCTTTTAACTCTGAGCAAAAAGTGATGATGGTGGCTACCAGCGATGGCCTCATGGTGGGTGACGTGCAACCACTTTCAAGATTGCAAGTCACCTGTATTGCTGAAGAGGGTTCCAATCGGCAGGTGGGATCGTATGGCGGCGGGGGGCGCATTGGGTTTTCGTTTTATCACGAAGAAGATCGGGCTCGAGATTATGCGCGAGAAGCGGCCCGCCAAGCAATTTTAAACTTGAGCGCGGTAGATGCTCCTGCTGGTGTAATGCCTGTCGTTTTAGCGGGAGGCTGGCCAGGCATCTTATTGCATGAAGCCATTGGGCATGGACTCGAAGCCGATTTTAATCGCAGGAAAACCTCGGCGTTTAGCAATCTTCTAAGGCAACGGGTAGCTTCTGATGTGTGCACTATTGTCGATGATGGGACCTTGCCGTCGCGCAGGGGGTCCTTGAATATCGATGACGAAGGAACGCCCACGACGCGGACGGTGCTTATCGAAGATGGCATTTTGCGTGGCTATATTACGGATCGGCTCAATGCGCGGCTCTTGGGCATTCCCCTGACAGGCAATGGCCGACGTGAAGATTTTCGCAGCATCGTGTTGCCTCGCATGACGAATACGTTCATGCTCGCGGGAAAATCTGATCCAGAGGAAATTATTGGTTCCGTTAAGAACGGTCTGTACGCGACATCATTTGGGGGCGGGCAAGTGGATATTACGAATGGGAAGTTTGTGTTTTCCGCGAGCGAAGCCTACTTGATCGAAGATGGAAAGGTCACGAAGCCTGTGAAAGGCGCGACTCTCATCGGTAGCGGCCCGGAAATTCTGAAGCAGGTTTCCATGGTCGGCCATGACCTGAAGTTAGATTCTGGAATCGGCACTTGCGGAAAAGAGGGCCAATCCGTGCCTGTAGGTGTAGGATTGCCAACCATTCGGATTGACGAAATAACCGTGGGGGGAACTTCCGCTTAG
- the uppS gene encoding polyprenyl diphosphate synthase — protein sequence MDITSSADIQSELTEQELLLGLDADQLPRHVAIIMDGNGRWASGRGLPRIAGHREGLAALREVINVFDELHIPMLTIYAFSHENWNRPKAEITLLMSLLDQFLQKERQTFQDRKMRFLPIGRLHLLPDAVQALVHEVANETAHYTDRILTVALSYGGRSEILDAVNDLLDDSRTGKISGPITESQFEHYLTTADLPDPDLLIRTSGEARISNFLLWQIAYTELYFTKVLWPDFRRREVLIALLDYQKRERRFGRVTQAVSPQSTL from the coding sequence ATGGATATTACTTCTTCAGCCGACATCCAATCAGAACTCACCGAGCAAGAACTCCTGTTGGGGCTTGACGCTGATCAACTGCCCCGCCATGTGGCGATTATTATGGATGGGAATGGGCGCTGGGCTTCCGGTCGGGGACTTCCTCGCATTGCCGGACACCGTGAAGGGCTCGCGGCTCTCCGTGAAGTCATCAATGTGTTCGATGAGCTGCATATTCCCATGCTCACCATTTACGCGTTTTCCCACGAAAACTGGAACCGACCCAAAGCCGAAATTACGCTCTTGATGTCTCTCCTGGATCAATTTCTGCAGAAGGAACGACAAACGTTTCAAGATCGAAAAATGCGGTTTTTGCCAATCGGCCGTTTGCATTTGTTACCGGATGCGGTTCAAGCTCTCGTCCATGAAGTTGCCAACGAGACGGCCCATTATACGGATCGGATCCTTACCGTCGCTCTCAGTTACGGAGGCCGGTCGGAAATTCTTGATGCCGTCAATGACCTGCTAGATGACTCTAGGACCGGCAAGATTTCTGGGCCCATCACGGAAAGCCAATTTGAACACTATCTCACGACCGCAGACCTCCCTGATCCTGATCTTCTGATTCGCACCAGCGGCGAAGCTCGAATCAGCAACTTCCTACTCTGGCAAATTGCCTACACCGAATTGTATTTTACAAAAGTCCTCTGGCCAGACTTTCGTCGACGCGAGGTGCTCATTGCCCTCCTGGACTATCAAAAACGAGAGCGTCGGTTTGGGCGTGTCACCCAAGCCGTTTCCCCCCAAAGCACCTTGTGA
- a CDS encoding phosphatidate cytidylyltransferase: MGSSPITPETPPLTPKALPPRFDPKRIYSALVFIPLFYVLTRHLPPIFFFFLIAAVSCLAMWEFFGLTLSPQDRQQASIIGLFGGGIMLLSLQWPNLLGFHTALIAILAVLIAFQVGIAPSPSYGNIPMLLFGVFYISFTLGHFLTIRTLSDGPFLIFFVLLVTWGGDAAAYFVGKSFGSRPLAQILSPKKTIEGLVGGVIGAILIAWLASLWFLPIFTLADGLILGIVLTLLGTVGDLSESAFKRQAGAKDSGSLIPGHGGFLDRIDSLLLTVPTFYYYMVLVKGSEAFS, translated from the coding sequence GTGGGCTCCTCACCTATCACACCTGAGACTCCACCGCTAACGCCGAAAGCCCTACCACCTCGATTTGATCCCAAACGTATTTACTCCGCCCTGGTGTTTATTCCTTTGTTCTATGTCCTCACCCGACACCTTCCTCCCATCTTTTTCTTTTTTCTTATTGCCGCAGTGTCGTGTTTGGCGATGTGGGAATTTTTTGGGCTCACCTTGTCGCCTCAGGATCGCCAGCAAGCTTCGATCATTGGGTTGTTCGGTGGCGGCATCATGTTGCTCTCTCTACAATGGCCAAATCTTCTAGGATTTCACACCGCCTTGATTGCGATTCTTGCTGTGCTGATTGCCTTCCAAGTAGGGATCGCGCCATCACCTTCCTACGGCAATATCCCCATGCTCTTATTCGGGGTGTTTTATATCAGTTTCACGTTGGGTCATTTTCTGACGATTCGCACACTTTCGGACGGCCCATTTTTAATATTTTTTGTCTTACTGGTGACGTGGGGCGGAGATGCTGCAGCCTATTTTGTGGGAAAAAGTTTCGGGTCTCGCCCGTTGGCCCAAATTCTGAGCCCCAAAAAGACGATCGAAGGGTTGGTGGGTGGTGTGATTGGAGCGATCCTGATAGCATGGCTGGCGAGTCTTTGGTTTTTACCGATATTTACCCTAGCAGATGGTCTCATATTAGGCATAGTCTTGACCCTTCTTGGCACCGTTGGAGACCTTTCGGAATCCGCATTTAAACGCCAGGCCGGAGCCAAAGACTCGGGGAGCTTAATCCCCGGGCATGGTGGATTTTTAGACCGCATTGACAGCCTGCTTCTCACTGTGCCTACATTTTATTATTATATGGTTCTCGTGAAAGGCTCCGAAGCCTTCTCCTAA